accctaaacccctaaccccgaGCCCCCAAACCCCTAAacccatataccctaaaccctaaacctccctaaaccctaaaccttaaacctaacCCCCCACCctcaaaccccaaacccctaaaccctaaaccttaaaccctaaaccccaaacaccaaaaccctaaaaccctaaacccaaaatcctaaactttaaaacccctaaatcctaaaccctaaaccttaaaccctaaggAATAAACAGGGAATAGCTTAATCCAAGTTAGGATATCCGAAGAATGGGATAAATCCAAACCGGGATAACCGCAGAATAGGATAACTCTAAACCGGGATATCCTCCGAATGGGATATCCCTACCTGGAATAACTACGGTAGGTTCCCCGGTCTAAGCTCGAAAAAACGATGAACCGGTGTCTAAACCATCTAAAACCGGCTATAGGATACCGAACCGGGACGGCAATTGAAAGGAATAACCGGGGAATAGCTTAATCCAGGTTGGGATATCCTAAGAATGGGATAAATCCTGATCCGGGATAACCGCATAATTGGATAAATCTAAACCGGGATATCCTTCGAATGGGATATCCCTACCTGGAATAACTACGGTAGATTACCCGGTCTAAACTCGAAAAAACGATGAACCGGAGTCTAAACCATCTAAAACCGGCTATAGGATAACGAACCGGGACGGCATTTAAAAGGAATAACCGGGAATAGCTTAAATCAGGTTGGGATATCCCGGGTTATCCCTCAAactgaataatatataaaatgaaatatcaaAGAGCGCTTAATATATTCTAAGTATTATTGCCTTGTTCCCTCCGAAAATATTATGTGTTCACTTGTCAAAATGTTACTAGGCATTTCAATTAAGAATGGAAAACTAATGAAATACTTATATATGCATTATGTAAATTGCTgcaaaagaataattaaaagaaatgttttcttttcatttattatttgatgtatCTGTCAGTTTTTTAGacatttcttttttagtttaggTCCTCTTATTTAGAAaatagagaataaaataaacagCATAAAACAACAATGTCACAGGCCACATCAATAATAATACATAGCAAAACAGCAAATTCTAAACACCAAATCCATAATcccaaaaataagtaaaaaaccATCAACATtaaattcaaagaaagaaagcCCACTACTACACGGCAAAAAGAACAAACTATTTTAAGTCTAATATCCCATTAACCAAAAACCAAAGCagtaaattaaacactaaaacgACAGCCCAATAACACAAAGCCCAACAATATTCAACTGAGCCCAAAATATAATGTACAACAGAGGAAAATTTAATCTTTGAAAGACAACAGCGGACTATTATGTACGTTGGGTcaattagttttatatatatttaatagataATAATACCTAAGCTTACTAACATTGGTAAAAAactattctttttaaaaaaacgaaaTCCCTGAAAAATCcagaatgaaaataaacatatatctgcaactaaaaacattcaaaaattacaaaaaaaaataaaacagaaacaccaaaaaaaaacaaaaaactgaaaaagaaaattcggTTACCCGAAGATAAAAATTTCgaggaaaaaattgaaaggatattgaaagagagagagatgcGGCGAACGAATGAGAGCTAGAGATTGAAGAAACACAGGAAAAGAGGCTGAGAGAACAAAATCTTCGAAAAGTCTACTGTTTGGCTTCCGGGAAAAAGCAGAATGCCCAGAAGCTCATGACAATGGATCTTGCTTTAATAGAAAGAAACTTtggtaaaaaatgaaaagagaccAAAAGAGAATCCGCGAAGTACGAGAAAGGAGTAAGAAAgaataatgaaaacaaaaaagaaagaaggagcGGATGGAATGAGGCATGATTTgagtatttaaaatttgggaAGGAAGTGGGATGCGAAAAGGCTGAAGAAAATGGGCAGCGGAGCAGTCACTGCCCAAAAAATAAAGATTCTTGAAATCTCCCACAACGgtaacataatattatttaatgaagAAGCAGATGAGCAGTTCACCTATCCAATTAATCCATTCTAAACTTCATTTAATACAAATAGAAactaaataagaataaaaagaaaaacaaaagtaaagaGAGAAACCGTTCAGCGAAGCATAGAAATCCAACCCAAGTTTACTTCGTCATTGGGCTCAATCAGTTTTGGGCCATTTTAAAGGCCACTTCTGTATTTTATTGTCTCCACTTTAAGACTTTCTTTGAATTATAAAGTGGCATAAACATGCAAACATATATGGTGAGTTTCTTAAATCCAAGATAGAATCATTAATGGAGATACTTTTAGCACCTCAAAGAAGGAAAAGCATCAAAATATCACCATATTATTTACCAGAAAAAGTAGTGTTTGAAACTGAATAAGAGGGCTTGTGAGGTGGAGCTTATCCCGGTACAGGATATGACGGAGATATTCCTGGAGCAgaataagaatgaaaataaattcaGTGTTAATTTAACTACTACAACCCATGTTCTACTTCTGAGGAAGAAATGACACTTCTATTTTATCTAGCACACCCTTAATCACATATTTACCataatgttaatttaaaaacattgcaATAATAATCATCCATCCTACCTGTGAACCTCCTTGAGCCAGTTGTCTATACAAGTTCTGTGGAATTCATGGTTACAAGGCAATATCCGCATGCTATCTCCCTCTTCATACTCCAAAAGGCATATGTAACATCTGTTACATataaaagaacagaaaaaaagaCTCAAAACATGCCTGATTGCAGACTAATGCCATATGAAGTAACTGAAAAAGAAAGCATACCGAAGGTTAGGGCCCTTTGAAATCATATACGCCCCCTTCCCACGCTTCATATGCCTagttctattttctttttccttctaatTAAGGTGCATAATATTTGAATATCCAACAACAGGCAAGAAAGACATGGGATCATAACGAAATCATGCAGATTGGtctattaatataaaaaaaaatttgaacgtTTTATAGATAAAGCTGGATCACAATTTAGAGTTTATTatcatatctatatatattaaccTTGGTATATAAATAGATTGACACAGATATCTGATGCCTTACTGCACTTAGGGAAgctcttttgttaaattttttgccCCTCGCACCtaaggaaataaaagaattttagcACCTAGAATGCGCCTTCTGCCCTTGACCATACAAATTCTACCTATCAGTCATAATATTTTCTGGTACTAATTTGTTGTTATTGGAAGAAACTTCCTTGCACCTTCTTAAGAAATAAATAGAcatgtttaacaaaatttctagACAAAATTTCGTGTTCTTGCGCATATTAGAATAGCATATTAAACAAAATCATATTAAGCACCAAACTTCTCGATTGGTAGTTcgaatttctataaaaaaaggaaaactattgaaatataatgtttttacttgttcaaaaagagaaaataaggagacaaaaaaataaaaagaaacatgaAAACGATTCCATTTATTTTGTGTTAATCATTTAGGGTTTTATGGTAGATACGTATTAGAGACATATCTTCGCTATAAAATCTCATAAATAGGATTCGGTTATTCAAGGATTTGCAAGAAAATGTCCTTCAAAACAAAGGGAAATAAACaatcgaaaaaaaataaaacacatgacAGACAATAAACTATCAAAAAAATGACGACATCGAAAgatttaaaatgacaaatataAGATGTGTTTCATAAGGCTGAACATCGAAACATATaacaaaaacactaaaaaaaaaaaagaagcagcaTAAATCTGAAAACTAAAACAGAGATAACAACCACAATACCCGCAGAAATAAAAGATACGAATAGGTCTGAAACTTAAAAAGACATGAAAAAGGAAAGTTAGTAGAACTGAAAATCATACCTGAAATCACAATTCGATGAAGAAGGGGATTTCAATATGCTGTTGTAGCAAGTACTTTATTTCAGCATGCGTTTAcacaaaagttaaaaaagagaggtcaggaaaaaaaattgaaagagaccCCAATAGAATCTGCGAAGTAAAGAAAGGGAGGacgagaaaataaaaaaataataataaaaaaggtaaaagtaAGAATAAAGGGAAACAGAGGAGACACAATTTAGAGGAGAAAGAAGTGTCTCTCATCAAGAATTTAGAGAGACGTTGGAAGCTATTTAAtgtatctattttaaattttaaatcagtgttaaatttttttgtcaaataaattaaaattattttaaaaattcaaaatatttataattcattaaaatttaaaaagtgttgaaatgtttaaaattttaactaatatttttattaaaaataaaaatttcattttttaaaaaaattgaacaaattttaaCTAATGAATCCCGGAAACACTTCCCCGAGGCCCATAACGATTCATTAACCAATCTTAATAAAAACCACTGAACATATTAGCAAAAAGAAGCACATGTCAACTAAAAACAGAGAGGAATAGTATTCTGCTAAGcagaaattacaaaaatattataaagatacTATCCTGAATTCTGAGAGCAAAGGAACTAGTGTAATGttatttggaaaatgaactataatgacaaaaatataaatgataagcCGAAATCTAAGCGTGATTTGGGCCCAAAAAAACCAAACCACAAAATTATTCTACTAagcaaaaacaagaaaagaagaataTATTAACTAAAAACAGAGAGGAAAATTATTCTGCTCAGCGAATATTACAAAAATCTTAATATAGATATTTTCTTCAGTCTTGGGAGCAATGGAACTAGTGTCATGTTAATTGGAAAAGTAACTATaatgacaaaaatataaatgaaaagcCAAAATCTAATCGTGATTCAGGCTCAAAAACACCAAACCCCAAAATTACTCTGCTAagcaaaaacaagaaaagaagaataTATCAACTAAAAACAGAGAGGAATAGTATTCTGCTCAGCggatattacaaaaattattctGCTAggcaaaaacaagaaaagattTTCTACACTTACAAGATTGACGACGATTTTCCAGACTCTAGGAGTCGAAGCGACGGCGCATTTGACGCTCACCAAACCCGAAACTCGCTCTGATTGAACCGTTCGTTCTTGGTTTGCATTGCAATATGCATCTACAGGAGGAGACAAATTAGGTATCTATCTCACGAAAGAACAcaggaaacaaacaaaaagaacaaaCAGAATGAGTTCCATAGATTTGAAACACGGAAAGAAACAGAATGAAACTAGTGTCATGTTATTTGGAAAAGGAACTATaatgacaaaaatataaatgataagcCGAAACCTAAGCGTGACTCAGGCCCAAAAACAAGAAAAGGTTTTCTACACTTACACGATTGATGGCGATTTTCTACACTTTGGGAGCCGATGCGACGGCGGGTTTAACGCTCACCAAACCCGAAACTCGCTCTGATTGAACCGTTCGTTCTTGATTTGAATCGCTGTATGCATATACAGGAAGATATCAATAAAACAACCAAAAAGAAACAGACAGACCGACATTGAAAGATTTCAAACACAGAGCGATAACAGGGGATTTCAATATCACCAAAAAAAAACGGCAGACAAAATCTTTGGGTTTCTCGCTCCCACGAAAAAGAATGAGAGGAAATATTGAAATGAGACCGAGAGAGAGATAATGGGAAGGAAGCGGGATATGAAAAGTCTGAGGAAAACGGGTAGCTTTCTCCTACCCGTCACTGCCCAAAACGAATAGATTTCCTAATTCCCCATGTGTCAACGGTAACATTTATGGTAATTAATACCTTATtcaaattactaatttttttggGGGGAAATTTAAGGCAAAGAATGTAAAGAGACATTAGGGAAAAGGGGGGGAGGGGAATAGGAGATAATAAAtgagaaataaatatgaaaaaggttTTCATTCCCAATTAATAGACAGAGAAGTAAAAGAAacattagaaaaaataaataaatatgaaatatattttcatttattatatatcTAGCAACTTAAAGTTTCATTTATTGCattttctattgaaaaataatattaaaccaaaaaattatctttttttcatttattatctgttcatgtatatattacgtttttatattttttttaaccttttatttaaatttacattcTGGAATagacttttttattattatttattttcaaaagaatacaTTTTGGAAATTGTTGAATGGGATATACCAAAGCCGGGTATCCTTTAATAGGATATCCCCCAACCGGATATCCTTGGAATGGGATATCCCTTATTGGAATAAGTACAACAGGTATCCCGGTCCACACACGTAAAAAATTTGAACTGGATACCAAAACAGCTGAACCGGGCACCAAAAATATTGAACCGGGACGGGATATGATAGGGATATCCTTTAATTTGCTTTATTCAGTTTGGTCAATTCCACAGGCTGCTAGACTAGTCACCATATTCTGCAGAAAGCATTATCAGCATAACCCTATTGTCAAACGAATTCCCTGATAAGAAGAACCATGTTTAACCTTGAATGTACATTTAAcagaattttaacaatttatacaAAGGCACAATTGCTTAAACAATTTCACTAGAAATGAAGTATGTGGTCTTAGTTGAACTTTAGGCATTATATCCATAAAAGAAATATGGGTATCACGTTAAACTGGCATCTAAAATCCCCATTTATCTCAAGTTTTAGGGCATTAAAGAATGAATTTAAGCCATGGGAGAGTGCATAACAACATAAAGCATTAACAAGGAATCTGCAGAATTCAACTTTAGTTTCACAAAAATTGCCATCACCTCATAAATTCTCTTCAACTCCGTGTATGCCAAGCTGATACTTATGAATGAAAatactattaatttaatagcattGGGGCTTGAAGATATCCGCTTTTGAATTCCACTGCAAGgtaatccaaaaatattttaaaagcagCATTTAGAATCAAATAGTTTCCCTTCACAATAAGTTTAAACAGAGATCTGTCATAGCAGTagaattagcatttaatttggataatttaAACATGAAGATCAATCCAACATACAGAATGAGAAAGAGAACATTTATCACAAAAGAAAGTTATTTTGATTCATCGGAGTAAGTAAAATCTTTAATCAACTAATCATGCATGGCTAAACCATCTAgaatttatctaaaattaaaatgtgtaaCTCTCGTATCTAAAAAATGAACATCAATACTAGGGGTAAAAACCAGATACATGTGCCCATAAGTCACTTGGATTCGGCTACAAGTAAAACTCAAATCAATTCAGTCATTGTCAAGTTGAACTCAAGCTTGATAACCTTACTCGGATTTGgcaaagagaaggaaaaaaaaactcaaataaattcaagtgaAAAGCATgtatcaaaaactaaaaaacagaGATGTTCccataaaaaaaacatagttAGGGGGATtgcataaatcataaaaaacagAAACAGAGGAGAAAACTTAGGATTTGTACCTCGAAAAAGTACACAGGAAACCGACAAAAAGAACAAACAGATCGAGATCAATAGATTTGGAACACGAAACGAAACAGTGATGTCTAAACCTGAAAAccaaaaaccataaaatagaaatgaaaaggcAAAAGACAAAAACAAAGACAAAGGCAAAGAAATGAAAACGCAAACCCAAGTAAAGATTCATACCTGAAATCAGTCTCCGAAAAAGCAACCAAAAAGAAACAGACAGACCCATATCGATAGATTTCAAACACAGAGCAAAACAGTGAATTGTAAACCTGAAAACAAAAATCCccatttatgttttattttttttctttacattttattaactgCTTACGAAAACTCTCTTCAACTCACTTTAATACCAAAGCACATACATAGATCCTTTCCTTTGATCCAATTAAGGAACTTAGCAAGAAAAGATAGTACCAGCATAAcatgtttacttttcaattGATCTCAAATACATTTTTCCCCAATATCCTGTATTTAAAAAAGTAGATTTCTAACTAGTTACTTGGAGTCAGGTGCGAGCCTTATATACGGATATGTATCCAATGTACgtgtgttcaatttttttaagctTTTCCATACATTGGAATGTTTTTGTAGGGACATATCCCTGTATCCAAGTCTGTCTAAGCATCAGACGCTTGTACTACAAGAAAAAATAAGAGCAGCAACAGAGATAACGGATATATAACTATTAGTTgtctttttaagaatttattcaCATTGCTTAGGAGAAATCACATGTTCTATCAGGGGTAGCATGGAAGAAAGAGAATAGTTTCagttgaatattataatagaaagATCTACAGCTGTCTTACATTATAATAAGGTTGTCGACCAGCAACGCAAGGTGATGTTTCTATTAAACCATATCCATTCTGCACTTCCAGACCAATTGTCTGCACATACGAGCCATCGTAAAATAAGAGATAAATCGACTAGTAACCTTTccatttgaaaactaaaaacataTTAGCATCTAACCTCATAAAACTTTTCAATATGCGTTGGCAAACTTGCACCTCCGCTTTTGGCAGTCTAGAGGATGatagaaaataatcaataaaaccCAGAACAGAAATACTAGAAATGctgaacaaagaaaaataaaaggaacatTCCAACAAGAATCGCCGAAGAAATGAGAAGCAATGGATTGGATAGATATATTTGAGGATTTAAATTTCGAATGATGGGAAGGAAGCTGGCCTGATCGGAGGTAAGACGCTGGAAAGTGTGTAGAGGCAGCGGCAGCGGTTTGTTAGAAAGGACAATAAAGGaggaagagagaaaaagaaaattagtagAAGAAAGGGGAAAAGGGGGAGAGAATAAAGGGAGAACCGAACGTGAGAAAGATAAGGAAGAAtgagtttttatattatttattttaaaaaaggtttgaattttattttatttttaaaaaatatcggACTTTGGAAAAGTTATATTCAATCTTTTCTTAAATAGTATTTAGACCCAGATAAAATTAGGCCTGTTTTTCCAAGCTTTTGTTTTGCTTTGGGCCTATTTCGTTTTGGGTCTGTCTTTTAGTCCTGATGGTTcatgtttttgtattttaataatagcccagtatttttcttcaaaaaaaaccttaaaccaaCGCCGGGATATCCCTTGAATGGGATATACCCGCGCCGGGATATCCGTTTTCGGGATATCCCAAACCGGGATATTCCAAACCCGGGATATCCCAAACCCGGGATATCCCAAACCGGGATATCCGCGGAATGGGATATCCCTACATGGAATAAGTGTGACAAGTACTCCGGTCCAGAAGCATAAAAAA
This genomic stretch from Gossypium raimondii isolate GPD5lz chromosome 6, ASM2569854v1, whole genome shotgun sequence harbors:
- the LOC105772469 gene encoding uncharacterized protein LOC105772469 isoform X3: MKCCIDCKRLISENEGFSFVDVGHSYQPKARKNSKTLYCDSLCHFCFWDFWTPLLNQTAKSGGASLPTHIEKFYETIGLEVQNGYGLIETSPCVAGRQPYYNVYNSLFCSVFEIYRYGSVCFFLVAFSETDFRFRHHCFVSCSKSIDLDLFVLFVGFLCTFSSGIQKRISSSPNAIKLIVFSFISISLAYTELKRIYERFKSRTNGSIRASFGFGER
- the LOC105772469 gene encoding uncharacterized protein LOC105772469 isoform X1 codes for the protein MKCCIDCKRLISENEGFSFVDVGHSYQPKARKNSKTLYCDSLCHFCFWDFWTPLLNQTAKSGGASLPTHIEKFYETIGLEVQNGYGLIETSPCVAGRQPYYNVYNSLFCSVFEIYRYGSVCFFLVAFSETDFRFRHHCFVSCSKSIDLDLFVLFVGFLCTFSSGIQKRISSSPNAIKLIVFSFISISLAYTELKRIYEVMAIFVKLKLNSADSLLMLYVVMHSPMA
- the LOC105772469 gene encoding uncharacterized protein LOC105772469 isoform X2, producing the protein MNNLNSGNKTPPFLSIFVCWVLAQIDSRARKNSKTLYCDSLCHFCFWDFWTPLLNQTAKSGGASLPTHIEKFYETIGLEVQNGYGLIETSPCVAGRQPYYNVYNSLFCSVFEIYRYGSVCFFLVAFSETDFRFRHHCFVSCSKSIDLDLFVLFVGFLCTFSSGIQKRISSSPNAIKLIVFSFISISLAYTELKRIYEVMAIFVKLKLNSADSLLMLYVVMHSPMA
- the LOC105772469 gene encoding uncharacterized protein LOC105772469 isoform X4 — its product is MKCCIDCKRLISENEGFSFVDVGHSYQPKARKNSKTLYCDSLCHFCFWDFWTPLLNQTAKSGGASLPTHIEKFYETIGLEVQNGYGLIETSPCVAGRQPYYNVYNSLFCSVFEIYRYGSVCFFLVAFSETDFSGIQKRISSSPNAIKLIVFSFISISLAYTELKRIYEVMAIFVKLKLNSADSLLMLYVVMHSPMA